In one Leptospira fletcheri genomic region, the following are encoded:
- a CDS encoding acyl-CoA thioesterase yields MEITKTPKDSAVETRHIVMPDHANHYGTLFGGILMSWIDLIAVMVAQRHCGREAVTASVDKLNFLEPISVGDHVILKASANYTGRSSMEIGVQVSKENPYTGKTVRATTAYLTFVALDENKKPCPIPKLQPETDMEKRRFQNAILRQESNRELLKKIKEKGIP; encoded by the coding sequence ATGGAAATCACTAAAACTCCCAAGGATTCCGCGGTGGAGACCAGGCATATCGTAATGCCGGACCACGCAAACCACTACGGAACTCTTTTCGGGGGAATCTTAATGTCTTGGATAGACTTGATCGCTGTAATGGTCGCCCAAAGACATTGCGGTCGAGAAGCTGTCACCGCCAGCGTGGACAAATTGAATTTTTTAGAACCTATCTCCGTGGGGGATCATGTCATCCTGAAAGCCTCGGCGAATTATACGGGACGTTCCTCTATGGAAATAGGAGTCCAAGTCTCCAAGGAAAATCCTTATACCGGAAAGACCGTCCGTGCAACGACTGCATACCTGACTTTCGTCGCGCTGGATGAAAACAAGAAGCCCTGTCCGATTCCGAAATTACAGCCCGAAACGGACATGGAAAAGAGAAGATTCCAAAATGCGATTCTCCGTCAGGAATCGAACCGCGAGCTTCTCAAAAAGATCAAGGAAAAAGGAATTCCCTGA
- a CDS encoding SGNH/GDSL hydrolase family protein — protein MSRLRVFLGCNLVLFCLGCYSQKKESDLTALLSLATSIPVSVIGDSLCERSQAFDLADGLGSGFQVLNVCITGSTVPDWSQKLDTALTNAPRIIIIELGTNDVSSYPTDQFPGNYDRLISDLSIRTNAVLLITVLPPPTDPGFRTGVLTINKYLKGLSASHPIADMETPFLQQENGIHLYPLSDPIHPDPAGIAIMKSVYIQAIGRITGLPL, from the coding sequence ATGTCACGACTTAGAGTTTTTCTCGGATGTAACTTGGTCCTTTTTTGTTTGGGATGCTATTCTCAAAAAAAGGAGTCGGACCTGACCGCACTGTTATCTTTAGCGACTTCGATTCCGGTTTCCGTCATCGGAGATTCTCTTTGCGAGAGATCCCAGGCTTTCGATCTGGCAGACGGCCTAGGTTCCGGTTTTCAAGTCTTAAACGTCTGCATTACCGGCAGCACCGTTCCGGATTGGTCTCAAAAATTGGACACCGCTTTGACCAATGCCCCGAGAATCATCATCATCGAGTTGGGGACCAACGACGTTTCCTCCTATCCTACGGATCAATTTCCGGGAAATTACGACAGATTGATTTCGGATCTTTCGATCCGGACAAACGCGGTTTTGCTGATCACCGTGCTACCTCCTCCTACTGACCCAGGCTTTCGAACGGGAGTGCTGACGATCAACAAATATCTAAAAGGACTTTCCGCTTCCCATCCGATTGCGGATATGGAAACGCCGTTTCTGCAACAGGAAAACGGTATTCATTTATACCCTCTATCGGATCCGATCCATCCGGACCCTGCCGGAATTGCGATCATGAAATCCGTTTATATCCAAGCGATCGGAAGGATTACGGGCCTCCCGCTTTAG
- a CDS encoding glycosyltransferase family 39 protein, whose amino-acid sequence MTQSPESGNSDRSYSAVSFFGLIFLSVIYGLAFRFSGTEFPPVWPDEVLFYAPSWDFSVNGSFRTLVLEGLIRGMETKTLWMPPLFFIVNGAVLSVFGGGLETLRFFSASVSLGSIWLFWLLLREVGYSPRARLGACLLLGTDLLFLRVGWTARMESLCLFWALACFWVLSRKADWGRGNTGILSGFEGFLAGFFLGLSFLSHPFAAVFGIPVLFLIHKARGWKVWSFWFGGACVLFSWLIWIHPNWDLFAYQFGAQFGRKRELFQTFSPVTKLKVLLGGYESPGSRIWFYSALALGLWVVRRELLERKVLAFFFFLWFSAVLLFLVLSTEYYYVMYLCIPLSALGGFFFERIRSRRIQYVAALLVFCNLYVLFYAYRKIGFANRDFDLGSKFSEALITELKGSKKIYLQAIPDPYFRIAEALPEARIMEFIPGELPIPAEDFSATLDTVDAFVFSEGQKRNEVVQKFLTENSHRFKTKTVSVEPSTPRKLVRAEAVLYLRK is encoded by the coding sequence ATGACCCAGTCTCCTGAATCCGGCAATTCAGATCGATCGTATTCCGCCGTCTCCTTTTTCGGCCTAATTTTCCTTTCCGTTATATATGGTTTAGCGTTTCGCTTTTCCGGTACCGAGTTTCCTCCGGTTTGGCCGGATGAGGTTTTGTTTTATGCTCCGTCTTGGGACTTTTCCGTAAACGGGTCCTTCCGCACCCTCGTTCTGGAAGGACTCATTCGAGGAATGGAGACGAAGACTCTTTGGATGCCTCCTTTATTCTTTATCGTGAACGGAGCTGTTCTGTCCGTATTCGGAGGAGGATTGGAGACGCTTCGTTTTTTTTCGGCGTCGGTTTCCCTCGGATCTATCTGGCTTTTTTGGTTGTTGTTAAGGGAAGTCGGGTATTCGCCGAGAGCCCGACTCGGGGCCTGCCTCTTACTCGGAACGGACCTGTTATTTTTAAGAGTTGGCTGGACTGCGAGAATGGAATCTCTCTGTCTTTTCTGGGCTCTGGCTTGTTTTTGGGTGCTTTCCAGGAAAGCGGATTGGGGCCGAGGAAACACGGGCATTCTTTCCGGATTCGAAGGTTTTTTGGCCGGATTCTTTTTGGGCCTTTCCTTTTTGTCCCATCCGTTCGCGGCGGTTTTCGGGATTCCGGTTCTGTTTCTGATCCATAAAGCTAGAGGTTGGAAGGTTTGGTCTTTTTGGTTCGGCGGGGCCTGCGTTTTGTTTTCGTGGCTGATTTGGATCCATCCGAATTGGGATTTGTTCGCATACCAATTCGGAGCGCAGTTCGGTAGGAAACGGGAACTTTTTCAGACGTTTTCTCCGGTTACGAAGCTGAAGGTCCTGTTGGGAGGATACGAAAGTCCCGGTTCCAGAATTTGGTTTTATTCGGCTCTGGCCTTAGGCCTGTGGGTCGTTCGCAGAGAACTCCTGGAAAGGAAAGTTTTGGCCTTTTTCTTTTTTCTCTGGTTCTCCGCAGTTCTGCTTTTCCTTGTTTTGTCTACGGAATATTATTATGTGATGTATTTATGCATTCCTTTGTCCGCGTTAGGAGGATTTTTTTTCGAGAGAATCCGGAGCAGAAGGATCCAATATGTCGCTGCATTATTAGTTTTTTGTAATTTATATGTTCTGTTTTACGCGTATCGAAAGATCGGTTTCGCTAATAGGGATTTCGATTTGGGATCCAAGTTTTCCGAAGCCCTCATCACCGAACTGAAAGGATCCAAGAAAATCTATCTGCAAGCGATCCCGGATCCCTATTTTCGGATCGCTGAGGCGTTGCCCGAGGCCCGAATCATGGAATTTATTCCCGGAGAATTACCGATTCCTGCGGAGGATTTTTCCGCTACCTTAGACACCGTGGACGCTTTCGTATTTTCCGAAGGCCAAAAAAGGAACGAGGTTGTTCAGAAATTTTTAACCGAGAACTCGCACCGTTTTAAGACAAAAACGGTTTCGGTCGAGCCTTCCACTCCTAGAAAATTGGTGAGGGCGGAAGCGGTGTTGTATCTGAGAAAATGA
- a CDS encoding STAS domain-containing protein, producing MEIKTKKIGKHTLVQLDGRLDITHSDEVEAKLLDDVQSGAGDIVINLQNISYISSSGIRIFVGMVRELEKQSRKLKLCCITPNVKKVFDVVELLDLFEVYETEQEAVATLK from the coding sequence TTGGAAATTAAGACCAAAAAAATCGGGAAACACACTCTCGTTCAGTTGGACGGAAGATTAGATATTACCCATTCCGATGAGGTTGAGGCGAAATTGTTGGACGATGTCCAATCGGGCGCAGGTGATATCGTAATCAATCTGCAAAATATTTCCTACATTTCCTCCTCCGGTATTCGCATCTTCGTAGGAATGGTGCGAGAGTTGGAAAAGCAAAGTCGGAAATTGAAACTTTGCTGTATTACTCCCAACGTCAAAAAAGTATTCGACGTGGTCGAATTATTGGATCTGTTCGAAGTTTACGAAACCGAGCAGGAAGCTGTCGCCACCTTGAAATAG
- a CDS encoding tyrosine-type recombinase/integrase, which translates to MNSVDSLQPTELLEAGSLSKETRKAYLTKQEMGRIIKVAKGNERHFLWIQMIYSFGLHISELVFLRVRDVDWEKNLVHIGSSKKSETRDLSLTCSLSLRRLLWFACERKSGDEFLFSGRNGNVHPRTIQKMFSKLEKETGLSVSITILRRSLATHLREVGWGRKKIQHQLGLCSTRSVDALLSGVPLPSQGDSFPLDEILSLAA; encoded by the coding sequence ATGAATTCAGTAGATTCTTTGCAGCCGACAGAACTTCTAGAGGCGGGTTCTCTTTCTAAGGAGACGCGCAAGGCCTATTTGACCAAGCAGGAAATGGGTCGGATCATCAAAGTTGCGAAAGGAAATGAGAGACATTTTCTTTGGATCCAGATGATTTATTCGTTCGGTCTTCACATTTCCGAATTGGTTTTCCTCCGAGTACGAGATGTGGATTGGGAGAAAAACCTCGTTCATATCGGTAGTTCCAAAAAATCGGAGACTCGCGATCTTTCCTTAACTTGCTCTCTTTCTCTCCGAAGACTATTGTGGTTCGCTTGTGAAAGAAAATCCGGAGACGAGTTTTTATTTTCCGGTCGGAACGGAAACGTCCATCCTCGCACGATTCAGAAAATGTTTTCCAAGCTGGAAAAAGAGACGGGGCTATCGGTGAGTATTACGATTTTGCGTCGTTCTTTGGCGACCCATTTGCGGGAAGTCGGTTGGGGGCGGAAAAAAATCCAGCACCAACTCGGTTTGTGTTCCACTCGTTCTGTGGATGCGCTCCTGAGCGGGGTTCCTTTGCCGAGTCAGGGAGATTCCTTTCCTCTGGATGAAATCCTTTCTTTGGCAGCTTGA
- a CDS encoding alpha/beta hydrolase encodes MKYFIEAALFALYCQRPEPPRAQEDEILISLPNKKIPAILYTPKNTPKGTILAVNGLAYLGNKDPRFAAVCKSACAVGYTVISPLLKEVTEFKIEKETIDTIREMILAVSSDPNYSPKGKISYIAPSFSGSMGLIAASAPEVKGRLESILTIGAYCNVQSTLDYVMTSPEGDEYGRMILLYNFIKFQMGENREIESALKACVMDGSYGRDSLELPSVLESIKPANRKIFENLRDDPEYRLEIWKKIVENAGKKASFLKDLEVEDKLNSISCSISVVHGLGDKVVPPQQAVRIAECLEKDKVRLILTPLISHGDVGISLKTIPKIFDLINGFAFFFKQIGRSRFSSAQKRDPESVAA; translated from the coding sequence ATGAAATATTTTATAGAAGCCGCTCTTTTTGCCCTCTACTGCCAACGCCCTGAACCGCCGAGAGCGCAGGAAGACGAGATTCTAATTTCACTCCCGAACAAGAAAATCCCTGCGATACTCTACACACCCAAGAACACACCCAAAGGAACCATATTAGCCGTAAACGGACTAGCTTATCTAGGAAATAAGGATCCGAGATTCGCCGCAGTCTGTAAGTCCGCTTGCGCCGTAGGTTACACGGTTATTTCCCCTCTTCTTAAGGAAGTCACCGAATTCAAGATAGAAAAGGAAACGATAGATACGATCCGGGAGATGATTTTGGCGGTATCCTCAGATCCTAATTATTCTCCGAAAGGAAAAATCTCCTACATTGCGCCCTCGTTTTCGGGAAGCATGGGATTGATTGCCGCCTCCGCACCGGAAGTAAAAGGGAGATTGGAGTCCATTCTGACCATCGGAGCTTACTGCAACGTGCAAAGCACCCTAGATTATGTGATGACCTCTCCGGAAGGAGACGAGTACGGCCGCATGATTCTACTTTATAATTTTATAAAATTTCAAATGGGAGAAAACCGGGAAATCGAATCCGCACTGAAAGCTTGCGTGATGGACGGCAGTTACGGAAGAGATTCGTTGGAATTACCTTCGGTTCTCGAATCGATAAAACCCGCGAACCGCAAAATATTCGAAAACCTGCGGGACGATCCGGAATATAGACTGGAAATCTGGAAGAAAATCGTGGAAAACGCGGGAAAGAAAGCCTCTTTTCTGAAAGACCTGGAAGTGGAGGACAAGCTGAATTCCATCTCCTGTTCGATTTCAGTGGTCCACGGATTAGGGGATAAGGTGGTTCCCCCCCAGCAAGCCGTCAGAATCGCGGAATGTCTGGAAAAGGACAAGGTAAGACTGATCTTAACTCCTCTGATCTCTCATGGAGACGTGGGAATTTCCCTGAAAACAATCCCGAAGATCTTCGATCTGATCAATGGATTCGCTTTCTTTTTCAAACAGATAGGCAGATCCAGGTTTTCATCGGCGCAAAAAAGGGATCCGGAATCCGTAGCGGCTTAA
- a CDS encoding SET domain-containing protein-lysine N-methyltransferase: MQVQRKRLRRRILKGVDFEIRESHIPGIGMGLFPKADVQKGDTVGFYTGRVLDDKSANSSKYCESKYLLWICKDHWIYGEGKESNYTRYINHSTKPNIKLVVSTRWKTARFEALRKIKAGEELFFDYGDEYWINVDVSPVERN; this comes from the coding sequence ATGCAGGTACAACGTAAACGGCTTCGCCGTAGGATATTGAAGGGAGTAGACTTCGAGATTCGGGAATCACATATCCCCGGAATAGGCATGGGACTTTTTCCGAAGGCTGATGTTCAAAAAGGCGATACGGTAGGTTTTTACACGGGTCGTGTTCTCGATGATAAGTCTGCTAACTCCTCCAAATACTGCGAATCGAAATATCTACTTTGGATTTGTAAGGACCATTGGATTTACGGGGAAGGAAAAGAGTCAAACTATACCCGTTATATCAACCATAGTACCAAACCGAATATTAAATTAGTGGTATCTACCCGTTGGAAGACCGCTCGATTCGAAGCCCTTCGCAAGATCAAAGCCGGTGAAGAACTCTTCTTCGATTATGGGGACGAATACTGGATCAACGTGGACGTTTCTCCCGTCGAAAGGAACTGA
- a CDS encoding RNA pyrophosphohydrolase, with the protein MEKPYRKNVGMVVFNARGEVLVGERTNFRGSWQFPQGGIDEGEEAESAAARELHEEVGVSNAKIVYEYPDWIQYDFPKTLPLNKHLRKFKGQSQKWFLLFWNGSAEDCKLDIHEREFEQVRFIPLRDCLSTVVSFKREVYRKLVETFEPVIRSYLDSERIS; encoded by the coding sequence ATGGAAAAACCTTATAGAAAAAACGTCGGGATGGTAGTGTTTAACGCTAGAGGGGAAGTGTTAGTGGGAGAAAGAACGAACTTTCGGGGTTCGTGGCAATTCCCGCAAGGTGGAATCGACGAAGGGGAAGAAGCGGAATCAGCGGCAGCTCGGGAACTGCACGAAGAGGTAGGGGTTTCTAACGCTAAAATCGTATATGAGTACCCGGATTGGATCCAGTATGACTTTCCTAAGACCCTTCCCTTGAATAAGCATCTCCGAAAATTCAAAGGGCAGAGTCAAAAATGGTTCCTACTGTTTTGGAACGGCTCTGCGGAGGATTGCAAACTGGATATTCATGAGCGGGAATTCGAGCAGGTTCGGTTCATTCCGTTAAGGGATTGCCTTTCGACCGTTGTATCCTTTAAAAGAGAGGTGTACCGAAAGCTTGTGGAAACATTCGAACCGGTAATACGATCTTATTTGGATTCGGAGAGAATATCATGA
- a CDS encoding bacitracin resistance protein BacA, producing the protein MNDDPIYVPPGGPPPADPRLRSLYVKLGEEKIRLLVDEFYRNIASSPIVRMFPEKLEESSVKSADFLIQVLGGPPYYVERYGSPKMRARHLAFPIDEKARRAWLSCYRKAIQIWDADPETKEILWDFLESFSSWMVNKSTDD; encoded by the coding sequence ATGAACGACGATCCGATCTATGTTCCTCCTGGAGGACCTCCTCCTGCGGACCCAAGATTGAGATCCTTGTACGTGAAATTAGGGGAAGAGAAAATACGCCTCTTAGTCGACGAGTTCTATCGGAACATTGCCTCTAGTCCGATCGTCCGGATGTTTCCGGAAAAGTTGGAGGAAAGTTCGGTCAAATCGGCCGATTTTTTAATCCAGGTACTCGGAGGACCTCCGTACTACGTGGAGCGTTACGGATCTCCCAAAATGAGAGCTCGCCATCTTGCTTTTCCTATAGACGAAAAAGCGCGAAGAGCTTGGCTTTCCTGTTATCGGAAAGCGATCCAAATCTGGGACGCGGATCCCGAAACCAAGGAGATTCTTTGGGATTTTTTGGAAAGCTTTTCCTCTTGGATGGTAAACAAGTCTACAGACGATTGA
- a CDS encoding acylphosphatase produces the protein MATKNQTRAKIRIRGAVQGVGFRYFVLQRAQECRLTGYTMNLPSGEVEVVVEGDKVFIEDLYKAVQRGPSKAKVAETTILWEEPKGNFRTFEIKR, from the coding sequence ATGGCGACGAAAAACCAAACAAGAGCAAAAATAAGGATCCGAGGAGCCGTCCAAGGCGTGGGGTTTCGCTATTTCGTTCTGCAAAGAGCCCAAGAATGTAGGTTGACCGGTTACACGATGAATCTCCCAAGCGGAGAAGTAGAAGTGGTTGTGGAAGGCGACAAAGTCTTCATCGAAGACTTATACAAAGCGGTACAGAGAGGCCCCTCGAAAGCGAAAGTTGCCGAGACCACGATCCTATGGGAAGAGCCCAAGGGAAATTTTAGAACTTTCGAGATCAAACGTTAA
- a CDS encoding exonuclease yields the protein MMKVETAEPALKEDAIVYHHPHLRTELKIHSGPRSYFDTDTESLLTMSRINSRPEGLSDGKLPTLNAEVDWDRKMYSRVETLVKEGLIVLVPRIKYRKEKRDGEIVLHLVSAKGENTRDREAFKNLILEIHRRSAWAVRNYTIESQTSRARKLEILLDDVIEGKWSDQKRSSKEILIGYLERIRVLELLREEALPEAEEQIDAFLREEGFVLPTKNFGYVYVPEAEAEALYKKARNTYRYQLLPKLTNSIPALETEIRSFRENFLDVLYDELIENPVLVRDQMLVGEWKKFSQRLGISLDGDLLSLIAAIGEKALSARSYRIETENRRIERGLMETLPDAEPSMARFLRLEGEAFTVSKLAKNLERDDRFLSTVYFGEKGPCLCICPNSEATVLSILGQLEDKYSFQSETAISFLLTIYSKRNRLALWFNKESFRDTFCGAVIGCLGAKVSWLYRMAFFMGFRESLFSEALHVLSVLDYEQLDRKLEEENNLRRKYEILRTDFLKVL from the coding sequence ATGATGAAAGTCGAGACAGCCGAACCCGCGCTCAAAGAGGATGCGATCGTTTACCATCACCCGCATCTTCGAACCGAGTTGAAAATCCACTCCGGTCCAAGGTCGTACTTCGATACGGATACCGAAAGCCTTTTGACCATGTCTCGGATCAATTCCCGCCCGGAAGGTCTTTCCGACGGTAAGCTGCCGACACTGAATGCCGAGGTGGACTGGGATCGAAAGATGTATTCCAGAGTGGAGACTTTGGTCAAAGAAGGATTGATCGTTCTCGTTCCCAGGATCAAGTATCGCAAAGAAAAGAGGGATGGGGAAATCGTACTCCATTTGGTTTCCGCTAAGGGGGAAAATACCCGGGATCGGGAAGCCTTCAAGAATCTCATCCTCGAAATTCACAGAAGATCCGCTTGGGCGGTCCGCAATTATACGATCGAAAGTCAGACGAGCAGGGCGAGGAAATTGGAAATTCTTCTCGATGACGTTATCGAGGGTAAGTGGTCGGATCAAAAGAGATCTTCGAAAGAGATTCTGATCGGTTACCTGGAAAGGATCCGAGTCCTCGAACTGTTGCGCGAAGAGGCCTTGCCCGAAGCCGAGGAACAGATCGACGCTTTTTTGAGGGAGGAAGGCTTTGTACTCCCGACGAAGAACTTCGGATACGTTTATGTTCCCGAAGCCGAAGCGGAGGCGCTTTATAAAAAAGCAAGGAACACATATCGGTACCAATTGCTTCCTAAATTAACGAATTCCATTCCCGCTTTGGAGACCGAAATCAGATCCTTTCGGGAAAATTTCCTGGACGTCTTGTACGATGAGTTGATCGAAAATCCGGTTCTTGTCCGTGATCAGATGCTCGTCGGCGAATGGAAGAAATTCTCACAAAGGTTAGGAATCTCTTTGGACGGAGATTTACTTTCCTTGATTGCCGCAATCGGAGAAAAAGCTCTCTCCGCTAGAAGTTACAGGATAGAGACGGAAAATCGCCGGATCGAAAGAGGTTTGATGGAAACTCTTCCCGATGCCGAACCGTCCATGGCGCGATTTTTAAGACTGGAAGGAGAAGCGTTTACCGTTTCCAAATTGGCCAAGAACCTGGAAAGAGACGATAGATTTTTGAGTACGGTCTATTTTGGGGAGAAAGGACCTTGCCTTTGTATCTGTCCGAACTCGGAGGCGACAGTTCTGAGTATTCTTGGCCAACTGGAGGACAAATATTCATTCCAGTCGGAGACAGCGATTTCTTTTCTTTTAACGATTTATTCTAAACGAAATCGACTGGCGCTGTGGTTCAATAAGGAGAGTTTCCGGGATACGTTCTGCGGCGCCGTGATCGGTTGTCTCGGCGCAAAGGTTTCGTGGCTTTATAGAATGGCTTTCTTTATGGGGTTCAGGGAATCCCTATTTTCCGAAGCGCTTCACGTACTTTCCGTTCTGGATTACGAACAACTGGATCGTAAGTTGGAAGAGGAAAATAATCTTAGGAGAAAATACGAAATTTTAAGGACCGATTTCTTGAAGGTCCTTTAA